A single region of the Sphingobium sp. TKS genome encodes:
- the msrB gene encoding peptide-methionine (R)-S-oxide reductase MsrB: MDRRRFLGMGGCAATMLVLWQTGLGRADAAYPFALSDAEWRKRLSPLAYQVLRERSTEYPFTSPINKEHRSGTFTCAGCGQRLFSSKTKFDSGTGWPSFWAPLPRAVGTSRDFELGYPRTEVHCAQCGGHLGHVFDDGPKPTGKRYCMNGVALAFVPG; encoded by the coding sequence ATGGATCGGCGGCGATTTCTGGGAATGGGCGGTTGTGCCGCCACGATGCTCGTCCTCTGGCAGACGGGGCTGGGAAGGGCCGACGCCGCCTATCCCTTCGCGCTCAGCGATGCGGAATGGCGCAAACGGCTGAGCCCGCTCGCCTATCAGGTGCTGCGCGAGCGTTCGACCGAATATCCCTTCACCAGCCCGATCAACAAGGAGCATCGCTCGGGCACCTTCACCTGCGCCGGTTGTGGGCAGCGGCTGTTCAGTTCTAAGACCAAGTTCGATAGCGGCACCGGCTGGCCCAGCTTCTGGGCACCTCTGCCGCGCGCGGTCGGCACGTCACGCGATTTCGAACTTGGTTACCCCCGAACAGAGGTGCATTGCGCCCAATGCGGCGGGCATCTGGGCCATGTCTTCGACGACGGGCCCAAGCCCACCGGCAAGCGTTATTGCATGAACGGCGTCGCGCTGGCCTTCGTGCCGGGCTGA
- a CDS encoding GtrA family protein — MPQLVRSLAGPLNAIIGRFTFTRYLMASICALSGDFALFMMLNHLGLPPAIAALGGYSGGLVLHWLISVHFVFEMQQPATHAQRIAFIASALIGMAITMASVGGLSSLGVAPAIAKLMAVPVSFLSVYAIRKYGIFARA; from the coding sequence ATGCCCCAATTGGTGCGCAGCCTGGCCGGACCGTTGAACGCCATCATCGGCCGCTTCACTTTCACGCGCTATCTTATGGCCAGCATCTGCGCTCTGTCGGGGGACTTCGCGCTGTTCATGATGCTGAACCATTTGGGCCTGCCGCCCGCCATCGCCGCCCTTGGCGGCTATTCGGGCGGGTTGGTCCTGCATTGGCTGATCAGCGTCCATTTCGTCTTCGAAATGCAGCAACCGGCCACCCATGCCCAACGCATCGCCTTCATCGCCAGCGCCCTGATCGGCATGGCGATCACCATGGCGTCGGTAGGCGGTTTGAGCAGCCTGGGCGTCGCCCCCGCGATAGCCAAGCTGATGGCGGTTCCGGTCAGCTTCCTGTCCGTCTATGCGATCCGGAAATATGGCATCTTTGCCCGCGCCTGA
- a CDS encoding NAD(P)/FAD-dependent oxidoreductase, translating into MPQNDHNVDVAIIGAGPAGLTAAYLLTKKGYSVRVIEKDPIYVGGISRTVEMNGFRFDIGGHRFFSKSKEVVDLWNEILPDDFIQRPRMSRIYYEGKFYSYPLRAFEALGNLGIWRSTLCMASFAKAKLFPNRNIRSFQDWTVNAFGHKLFSIFFKTYTEKVWGMPCDEMSADWAAQRIKGLSLWGAVVDGLKRSLGLNKKPNDGMATKTLLESFRYPRLGPGMMWEAARDFVVAGGNQVLMAHSLDQLSQDQASGRWRMVAQGPDGEVVINAAHVISSAPMRELAGRIHPLPATLGHAMELKYRDFLTVALMVKGEDIFPDNWIYIHDSKVKVGRIQNFRSWSPEMVPDPDLACVGLEYFCFEGDGLWSSSDADLIELAKREMAILGLCNPGDVVGGTVVRQEKAYPVYDDSYADNVLAMRTELQRLYPTLHLVGRNGMHRYNNQDHAMMTAMLTVRNIEAGEQLYDIWAVNEDAEYHEAGEEGQDAAGERAALTSERLVPNRLKAA; encoded by the coding sequence ATGCCGCAGAACGACCACAATGTGGATGTCGCCATTATTGGCGCAGGTCCGGCCGGCCTTACTGCCGCTTATCTCTTAACCAAAAAGGGCTATTCGGTCCGGGTCATCGAAAAAGACCCCATCTATGTCGGCGGCATCAGCCGGACCGTCGAAATGAACGGCTTCCGGTTCGACATTGGCGGCCATCGCTTCTTTTCCAAGTCGAAGGAGGTCGTCGACCTCTGGAACGAGATTCTGCCCGACGATTTTATCCAGCGCCCCCGGATGAGCCGGATCTATTATGAGGGCAAATTCTACAGCTACCCGCTGCGCGCCTTCGAAGCGCTCGGCAATCTGGGCATCTGGCGCTCGACCCTCTGCATGGCGAGCTTCGCCAAGGCGAAGCTGTTCCCCAATCGCAATATCCGCTCCTTTCAGGACTGGACCGTCAACGCCTTCGGCCACAAGCTGTTCTCGATCTTCTTCAAGACCTATACGGAGAAGGTCTGGGGCATGCCTTGCGACGAGATGTCGGCGGACTGGGCGGCGCAGCGCATCAAGGGGCTGTCGCTCTGGGGTGCGGTCGTGGACGGCCTCAAGCGTTCGCTTGGCCTCAACAAGAAGCCCAATGACGGCATGGCGACCAAGACCCTGCTGGAAAGCTTCCGCTATCCGCGCCTTGGCCCCGGCATGATGTGGGAAGCGGCGCGCGACTTCGTGGTGGCAGGCGGCAATCAGGTGCTGATGGCCCATAGCCTGGACCAATTGTCGCAGGATCAGGCCAGCGGCCGCTGGCGCATGGTGGCGCAGGGACCGGATGGCGAAGTCGTCATCAATGCCGCCCATGTCATCAGTTCAGCGCCGATGCGCGAGCTGGCCGGTCGCATCCATCCGCTGCCCGCCACGCTGGGCCATGCGATGGAACTGAAATATCGCGACTTCCTGACCGTCGCGCTGATGGTGAAGGGCGAGGATATCTTCCCCGACAACTGGATCTACATCCACGACAGCAAGGTCAAGGTCGGCCGCATCCAGAATTTCCGGAGCTGGTCGCCCGAAATGGTGCCCGATCCTGACCTCGCCTGCGTGGGCCTGGAATATTTCTGCTTCGAGGGCGACGGCCTCTGGTCGTCGAGCGACGCCGATCTGATCGAGCTGGCGAAGAGGGAAATGGCGATCCTGGGCCTGTGTAATCCCGGCGACGTCGTCGGCGGCACGGTGGTGCGGCAGGAAAAGGCCTATCCGGTCTATGACGACAGCTATGCCGACAATGTGCTGGCCATGCGGACCGAATTGCAGCGGCTTTACCCCACGTTGCATCTGGTCGGCCGCAACGGCATGCATCGCTACAACAACCAGGATCATGCGATGATGACGGCGATGCTGACCGTCCGCAATATCGAGGCGGGCGAACAGCTTTACGACATCTGGGCAGTCAATGAAGACGCCGAATATCATGAGGCAGGCGAGGAAGGGCAGGACGCCGCCGGGGAGCGCGCAGCCCTGACAAGCGAACGGCTGGTGCCCAATCGATTGAAGGCGGCCTGA
- a CDS encoding UrcA family protein → MTRKTLVALTAAITLALPAANAFAGINDMDVVVDGRTGMETRSITVSMADLNLASTHGARMADSRITKAAKKVCGWMNGSILPATPDYRACFGEALDGARTDLNTLIQAQRQG, encoded by the coding sequence ATGACCAGAAAGACGTTGGTGGCGTTGACCGCCGCGATAACCCTTGCCCTGCCCGCTGCAAACGCCTTCGCTGGCATCAATGACATGGATGTGGTGGTCGACGGCCGCACAGGGATGGAAACGCGCAGCATCACCGTGTCGATGGCCGATCTCAACCTCGCCAGCACCCATGGCGCGCGCATGGCCGATTCCCGGATCACCAAGGCCGCCAAGAAGGTGTGCGGCTGGATGAACGGATCGATCCTGCCAGCCACCCCGGACTATCGGGCTTGCTTCGGTGAAGCCCTGGACGGCGCCCGCACGGACCTCAACACGTTGATCCAGGCCCAGCGTCAGGGCTGA
- the purH gene encoding bifunctional phosphoribosylaminoimidazolecarboxamide formyltransferase/IMP cyclohydrolase — translation MSDVTIKRALLSVSDKSGLIELGQALGKHGVELVSTGGTAKALRDAGLAVKDISDLTGFPEMMDGRVKTLHPKVHGGLLAVRGNPEHVASMDEHAIGAIDLVVVNLYPFAATVAKGAEREEIIENIDIGGPSMVRSAAKNHESVAIVTDPADYARLIAEMEEKGGATSYDFRRMLAAKAYAATAAYDSMIASWFAFADQGVQFPESLSMSSKLGSTLRYGENPHQSAALYLPVGPSANGIAQAKQIQGKELSYNNYNDADAALELVSEFRDGPPTVVIVKHANPCGVATGDTLIEAYEAALACDSVSAFGGIIAVNRPLDGPTAEAISGIFTEVVAAPDADEDAKAIFAKKKNLRLLLTGELPDPARTGLQIKSIAGGLLVQGRDNGRITRDMLKVVTRRAPTEQELTDCLFAWTVAKHVKSNAIVYAKGNSTAGIGAGQMNRLESARIAAWKARDAAEKAGWSEAHTIGSAVASDAFFPFADGLLTAVEAGATAVIQPGGSIRDEEVIAAADEAGLAMVFTGMRHFRH, via the coding sequence ATGTCAGACGTCACCATCAAACGCGCCCTCCTTTCTGTGTCGGACAAGTCCGGCCTCATCGAACTGGGGCAGGCGCTGGGCAAGCATGGCGTCGAACTGGTGTCGACCGGCGGAACCGCCAAGGCGCTGCGCGACGCGGGCCTTGCCGTGAAGGATATTTCCGACCTCACCGGCTTCCCGGAAATGATGGACGGCCGCGTCAAGACGCTGCACCCCAAGGTCCATGGCGGCCTGCTCGCCGTGCGGGGCAATCCCGAGCATGTCGCTTCGATGGACGAGCATGCAATCGGGGCGATCGACCTCGTCGTCGTCAACCTCTATCCTTTCGCCGCCACCGTTGCAAAAGGGGCAGAGCGTGAGGAGATCATCGAGAATATCGACATTGGCGGCCCGTCCATGGTCCGTTCCGCCGCGAAGAATCATGAAAGCGTGGCGATCGTCACCGATCCCGCCGACTATGCCCGCCTGATCGCGGAAATGGAGGAGAAGGGCGGCGCGACCAGCTATGATTTCCGCCGCATGCTTGCGGCCAAGGCTTATGCCGCCACCGCCGCCTATGACTCGATGATCGCGAGCTGGTTCGCCTTTGCCGATCAGGGCGTGCAGTTCCCCGAAAGCCTCTCCATGTCGAGCAAGCTCGGCTCGACCCTGCGCTATGGCGAAAACCCGCATCAGTCGGCCGCGCTTTATCTGCCCGTCGGTCCTTCCGCGAACGGCATCGCCCAGGCGAAGCAGATCCAGGGCAAGGAACTGAGCTACAATAATTATAACGACGCCGACGCCGCGCTGGAGCTGGTGAGCGAATTTCGCGACGGCCCGCCAACCGTGGTCATCGTCAAGCACGCCAATCCCTGTGGCGTCGCCACCGGCGACACGCTGATCGAAGCCTATGAAGCCGCGCTCGCCTGCGACAGCGTGTCTGCCTTTGGCGGCATCATCGCCGTCAACCGCCCGCTCGACGGCCCGACCGCCGAGGCGATCAGCGGCATCTTCACCGAAGTCGTCGCCGCGCCTGACGCGGACGAGGACGCCAAGGCGATCTTTGCCAAGAAGAAGAATCTCCGCCTGCTGCTGACCGGTGAACTGCCCGATCCGGCGCGTACTGGCCTTCAGATCAAGAGCATCGCTGGCGGCCTTTTGGTGCAGGGCCGCGACAATGGCCGCATCACCCGCGACATGCTGAAAGTCGTCACTAGGCGCGCCCCGACCGAACAGGAACTCACCGACTGCCTGTTCGCCTGGACCGTTGCCAAGCATGTGAAGTCCAACGCCATCGTCTATGCCAAGGGCAACAGCACCGCCGGCATTGGCGCGGGTCAGATGAACCGCCTCGAATCCGCGCGCATCGCCGCCTGGAAGGCCAGGGACGCCGCCGAAAAGGCAGGCTGGAGCGAAGCCCACACCATCGGCTCTGCGGTCGCCTCCGATGCTTTCTTCCCCTTTGCCGACGGCCTGCTGACGGCGGTCGAGGCGGGCGCGACGGCAGTGATCCAGCCGGGCGGGTCCATCCGCGACGAGGAAGTGATCGCGGCAGCCGACGAAGCGGGTCTTGCCATGGTCTTCACCGGCATGCGCCACTTCCGCCATTGA
- a CDS encoding EAL domain-containing protein — MTSLRTNLAELQSRRTDLVAALGLAESGASVDASWISGTFVHIARLWPLVLLGKLCITALLHVPFYEADNIGHAVALSAMLLVDGVAIVAPRGARFQRLRPHHQKWLMLPMVLLSGLSFSLMLGPSLIVGALSRNLAAEMAVALMAVSIFGDRRLLGVSYFCGLLIASVLHRGDFAQIGLLISCIAVMLIAALRQANADMNRAIAFHQRDLRAQRSDRLLHEYEQSGRGWFWETDRHGCIAYISDTLVRTLDLSNEALIGRPITEIIRPGDRQDGDGERTLGFHLSARTGFAEIPVRAAMTKDERWWSISGQPVFNEFGQFHGFRGSGTDLTEMRRSQAEVTRLAQYDSLTGLANRVQMMRSLEQAVAGKKGQPRDCTLMMLDLDRFKIVNDTLGHPAGDALLRQVSERIRRVVGDKGLVGRQGGDEFKILLPSRPDKITLDHLARAIITDVSQPYTIGNTAVVIGVSIGISFCPQDGVTAEELIRNADLALYAAKGDGRGVYRFYSPEMHADAEDRRQLEEDLRKALVENSLHLVYQPVVCSRTEQITGYEALLRWQHPVRGAISPTLFVPIAEESGLIGPIGEWVLRTACRDAAQWTDGVRVAVNVSPIQFANPGLPSIVMNALAASGLAPQRLELEITESVFLNDDDGTDSMFSRLKGIGVRLALDDFGTGYSSLGYLKKAPFDKIKIDQSFVRGAAIKGSPNSAIIKAIVSLAEALGMDTTAEGAETQDELALIRNLGCSHIQGYVYGRPVPAADVLVQQHRHGGAAMLQGFQSSRPERKTMLRTVAVHHDGHVYTGRIRNISSTGAQLEGLWDVPEGTLFAIDLGDNQTVNAIARWSKEDRLGVEFTQSINLAGLRAAPRSLAS; from the coding sequence ATGACTTCCTTGCGGACGAATCTGGCGGAACTGCAATCGCGGCGAACCGACCTCGTCGCGGCCCTCGGCTTGGCCGAGAGCGGGGCGTCGGTCGACGCTTCGTGGATTTCCGGCACCTTCGTCCATATCGCCCGGCTCTGGCCGCTGGTCCTGCTGGGCAAACTGTGCATCACCGCCCTGCTGCATGTCCCCTTTTACGAAGCGGACAATATCGGCCATGCCGTCGCCCTGTCCGCCATGCTGCTGGTGGATGGCGTCGCGATCGTGGCCCCCCGCGGCGCGCGCTTTCAGCGCCTGCGGCCGCATCACCAGAAATGGCTGATGCTGCCCATGGTGCTGCTCTCGGGCCTGAGCTTCAGCCTGATGCTGGGGCCATCGCTGATCGTGGGCGCGCTATCCCGCAACCTGGCGGCGGAAATGGCGGTCGCGCTGATGGCGGTGTCGATCTTCGGTGACCGGCGCTTGCTGGGGGTCAGCTATTTTTGCGGCCTGCTGATCGCCTCCGTCCTGCATCGGGGGGATTTCGCGCAGATCGGCCTGTTGATCAGTTGCATCGCGGTGATGCTCATCGCCGCGCTGCGTCAGGCGAATGCCGACATGAATCGCGCCATCGCCTTCCATCAGCGCGACTTGCGCGCCCAGCGATCCGATCGGTTGCTGCACGAATATGAACAATCGGGCCGCGGCTGGTTCTGGGAAACCGATCGCCATGGCTGCATCGCCTATATTTCCGATACGCTGGTCCGCACGCTCGACCTAAGCAATGAGGCGCTGATCGGCCGTCCGATCACGGAGATCATCCGCCCCGGCGACCGGCAGGACGGCGATGGCGAGCGCACATTGGGTTTCCATCTGTCGGCGCGCACCGGCTTTGCCGAAATTCCGGTCCGTGCCGCCATGACGAAGGATGAACGCTGGTGGTCGATCTCCGGCCAGCCGGTGTTCAACGAATTCGGCCAGTTCCACGGCTTCCGGGGCAGCGGCACCGACCTCACCGAAATGCGCCGCAGCCAGGCGGAGGTGACGCGGCTCGCCCAATATGACTCGCTGACCGGGCTTGCCAACCGGGTGCAGATGATGCGCTCGCTGGAGCAGGCGGTCGCGGGCAAGAAGGGGCAACCCCGGGACTGCACGCTGATGATGCTGGACCTCGACCGGTTCAAGATCGTCAACGACACGCTCGGTCATCCGGCGGGCGACGCGCTGTTGCGCCAGGTGAGCGAGCGCATCCGGCGCGTGGTCGGGGACAAGGGGCTGGTCGGCCGTCAGGGCGGCGACGAATTCAAGATTCTGCTGCCTAGCCGGCCCGACAAGATCACGCTGGATCATCTGGCGCGGGCGATCATCACCGACGTGTCCCAACCCTATACGATAGGGAATACGGCGGTCGTCATCGGCGTGTCGATCGGCATTTCCTTCTGCCCGCAGGACGGCGTCACCGCAGAGGAATTGATCCGCAACGCCGATCTGGCGCTCTATGCGGCCAAGGGCGACGGGCGCGGCGTTTACCGCTTCTATTCGCCGGAAATGCACGCCGATGCGGAGGATCGCCGCCAGTTGGAGGAGGATCTGCGCAAGGCGCTGGTCGAAAACAGCCTGCATCTCGTCTACCAGCCTGTCGTCTGCTCCAGGACCGAGCAGATCACCGGCTATGAAGCGTTGTTGCGCTGGCAGCATCCGGTGCGCGGCGCGATTTCGCCCACCCTGTTCGTGCCGATCGCGGAGGAAAGCGGCCTGATCGGCCCGATCGGTGAATGGGTGCTTCGCACCGCCTGCCGGGATGCGGCGCAATGGACCGATGGCGTGCGGGTGGCGGTCAACGTCTCCCCGATCCAGTTCGCCAATCCGGGCCTGCCTTCGATCGTGATGAATGCACTCGCGGCCTCGGGCCTGGCGCCCCAGCGGCTGGAACTGGAGATCACCGAAAGCGTGTTCCTGAACGATGATGACGGCACGGATTCGATGTTTTCGCGGCTGAAGGGCATTGGCGTGCGCCTGGCGCTGGACGATTTCGGCACCGGCTATTCCTCGCTCGGCTATTTGAAGAAAGCGCCGTTCGACAAGATCAAGATCGACCAGAGTTTCGTGCGTGGCGCCGCGATCAAGGGCAGCCCCAACAGCGCGATCATCAAGGCGATCGTCAGCCTGGCCGAGGCGCTGGGCATGGACACCACGGCGGAAGGCGCGGAGACGCAGGACGAGCTCGCTTTGATCCGCAATCTGGGGTGCAGCCATATTCAGGGCTATGTCTATGGCCGCCCGGTGCCCGCGGCGGATGTACTGGTCCAGCAGCACCGCCATGGCGGTGCTGCGATGCTTCAGGGATTCCAATCGAGCCGGCCGGAACGCAAGACCATGTTGCGCACGGTCGCCGTGCATCATGACGGCCATGTCTATACCGGGCGTATCCGCAACATCTCCTCCACCGGCGCGCAGTTGGAGGGTTTGTGGGACGTGCCGGAAGGCACGCTGTTCGCGATCGATCTTGGCGACAACCAGACCGTCAACGCCATTGCCCGTTGGTCGAAGGAGGATCGGCTGGGGGTGGAGTTCACCCAGTCGATCAACCTGGCTGGCCTGCGCGCGGCGCCCCGGTCGCTGGCGTCTTAA
- the dnaN gene encoding DNA polymerase III subunit beta, giving the protein MKATIERATLLKSLSHVQSVVERRNTIPILSNVLIEASADGAIKLMATDLDLQIVESVSAQVEQPGATTISAHTLFDIARKLPEGSQVSLQAAEGKMLIQAGRARFNLSTLPRDDFPVIAEGDLPTSFELPAETLKQIIDKTRFAISTEETRYYLNGIYFHVSDDGQPVLKAAATDGHRLARVTVPRPDGADGMPGIIIPRKCIGELRKLLDEVEGSVQISLSASKIRFGLGSAILTSKLIDGTFPDYSRVIPTANDKLLKIDPRSFEEGVDRVATIATEKTRAVKMTLDRDKITLSVTSPENGTAAEEVPGAFQGEGFDIGFNARYLLDILGQIDSDLVELHLADAAAPTLIREDDRSPALYVLMPMRV; this is encoded by the coding sequence ATGAAGGCCACCATCGAACGCGCAACGCTGCTCAAGAGCCTCAGCCACGTCCAGTCGGTGGTCGAGCGGCGCAACACGATTCCGATCCTGTCCAACGTGCTGATCGAAGCATCGGCGGATGGCGCGATCAAGCTGATGGCGACCGACCTCGACCTCCAGATCGTCGAAAGCGTTTCGGCGCAGGTGGAACAGCCTGGCGCGACCACCATTTCCGCCCACACCTTGTTCGACATCGCCCGCAAGCTGCCCGAAGGGTCGCAGGTGTCGCTCCAGGCGGCCGAGGGCAAGATGCTGATCCAGGCGGGCCGCGCCCGCTTCAACCTGTCGACCCTGCCGCGCGACGATTTCCCGGTGATCGCGGAAGGCGACCTGCCGACCAGCTTCGAACTGCCGGCCGAGACGCTGAAGCAGATCATCGACAAGACGCGCTTCGCCATCTCGACCGAAGAGACGCGCTATTACCTCAACGGCATTTATTTCCATGTTTCGGATGACGGCCAGCCGGTGCTGAAGGCCGCCGCCACCGACGGCCATCGCCTCGCCCGCGTCACCGTGCCGCGTCCCGATGGCGCCGACGGCATGCCGGGCATCATCATACCCCGCAAGTGCATCGGTGAACTCCGCAAGCTGCTCGACGAGGTCGAAGGCTCGGTCCAGATTTCGCTGTCCGCCAGCAAGATCCGCTTTGGCCTTGGTAGCGCGATCCTGACCAGCAAGCTGATCGACGGCACCTTCCCCGATTACAGTCGCGTCATTCCGACCGCCAACGACAAGCTGCTCAAGATCGACCCGCGCAGCTTCGAGGAAGGCGTGGACCGCGTCGCCACCATCGCCACCGAAAAGACCCGTGCGGTCAAGATGACGCTGGACCGCGACAAGATCACGCTCTCCGTCACCAGCCCTGAAAACGGCACGGCGGCGGAAGAAGTTCCTGGCGCCTTCCAGGGCGAGGGTTTCGACATCGGCTTCAACGCTCGCTATCTGCTCGACATATTGGGCCAGATCGACAGCGATCTGGTCGAGCTGCATTTGGCCGACGCCGCCGCGCCGACGCTGATCCGCGAGGACGACCGCAGCCCGGCGCTTTACGTGCTGATGCCGATGCGCGTCTGA